A single window of Anopheles moucheti chromosome 2, idAnoMoucSN_F20_07, whole genome shotgun sequence DNA harbors:
- the LOC128310433 gene encoding organic cation transporter protein-like — protein MSKSTAPAPDRVELDDLLEEVGHFGPFQLWQCTLLLLPVIFTAFSNLCYVFTAGDVHYRCHVPECDPGSQTAPFAPDWIRAAVPFGGNPEHPAKCERYQVLPSSAELVCDESRFNRSALERCSEFVYADPTERTIVNDFNLMCDENLWKVTLVGTVHSIGQFVSLALSGIISDRFGRRWTLLLCVGIGAVLAIARSFAASYRAFLALEFAEAMFGSTSYTTAFILSLELVEPRLRVIVKSVILVAYALAEAILGLLAMTFRDWRTLSIVLFVPGVLSIPLLYTTVESVRWLLTKDRQSDVVNILQRVAKANGRPPLPKSTLDEFYLQQKAKLDAERDGDAGPNKSFLRLVSETCQHRRLLLRIANCAFCWFTNAMVYYGLTLNSVTLAGDKYSNFIFITLAEIPPSLAINFILNRFGRRKTQCGSLLLSGVFCLLALTALKDITWLNVGLFLMSKMAISLSFSTLYIYTAEIFPTNLRQSFISFCSMVGRFGSMLAPQMPLLQTLWAPLPMVLFGSVAVLSGVLILEFPETTGVTLPNTLEEAIELHSRRSRQTSEEAEKGSYSSPG, from the exons ATGTCAAAGTCAACGGCACCGGCGCCGGATCGCGTCGAGCTGGACGATTTGCTCGAAGAGGTTGGCCACTTTGGACCGTTTCAGCTGTGGCAGTGTACACTCCTGCTGCTGCCCGTCATTTTTACCGCATTTTCAAACCTTTGCTATGTGTTTACTGCCGGCGATGTTCACTACCG CTGTCACGTGCCGGAGTGTGATCCGGGATCTCAAACGGCACCGTTCGCACCGGACTGGATCAGAGCGGCGGTACCGTTTGGCGGGAATCCGGAACATCCCGCGAAATGTGAACGCTACCAGGTGCTGCCATCGAGTGCGGAGCTCGTCTGCGATGAAAGCCGGTTTAATCGAAGCGCCCTCGAACGTTGCAGCGAGTTCGTGTACGCCGATCCAACCGAAAGGACCATCGTGAATGAC TTCAACTTGATGTGCGATGAAAACCTGTGGAAGGTAACACTCGTCGGCACGGTGCACAGCATCGGCCAGTTTGTGTCGCTCGCCCTGTCCGGTATCATCTCCGATCGGTTCGGACGCCGCTggacgctgctgctgtgcgtCGGGATCGGTGCGGTGCTCGCGATCGCACGCTCATTCGCGGCCAGCTACCGCGCCTTCCTAGCGCTCGAGTTTGCCGAGGCAATGTTCGGCTCAACGAGCTATACGACCGCGTTCATCCTGAGCCTGGAACTGGTCGAGCCCCGGTTGCGGGTCATCGTGAAGAGCGTCATCCTGGTCGCGTACGCGCTGGCCGAAGCCATTCTCGGATTGCTGGCGATGACATTTCGCGACTGGCGTACGCTTTCGATCGTGCTCTTTGTGCCGGGCGTATTGTCGATTCCGCTGCTTTACACCACGGTCGAGAGCGTCCGCTGGCTGCTCACCAAGGATCGACAGTCGGACGTGGTTAACATCCTGCAGCGGGTCGCCAAAGCTAACGGCCGTCCGCCCCTGCCCAAGAGCACGCTGGACGAGTTCTATCTGCAGCAGAAGGCTAAACTCGACGCCGAACGGGACGGGGACGCCGGTCCGAACAAGTCCTTCCTGCGGCTGGTCAGCGAAACCTGCCAGCACCGCCGTTTGCTGCTGCGTATCGCCAACTGTGCGTTCTGCTGGTTCACCAACGCGATGGTGTATTACGGGCTCACGCTCAACTCGGTCACGCTCGCCGGGGACAAGTACAGTAATTTTATCTTCATCACGCTCGCCGAGATACCGCCATCGCTGGCTATCAATTTCATTCTCAATCGATTCGGTCGCCGGAAAACGCAATGCGGCTCGCTGCTACTGTCCGGCGTGTTCTGCCTACTGGCGCTGACAGCACTCAAAG ACATCACCTGGCTGAATGTGGGCCTGTTTTTAATGAGCAAAATGGCCATCTCGCTGTCCTTCTCCACGCTCTACATCTACACGGCGGAAATCTTCCCGACAAACCTGCGCCAGAGCTTCATCTCGTTCTGCTCGATGGTGGGCCGGTTCGGGTCGATGCTTGCCCCGCAGATGCCACTGCTACAGACGCTCTGGGCACCGTTGCCGATGGTGCTGTTCGGTTCGGTCGCCGTGCTATCGGGCGTTCTGATTCTGGAGTTCCCGGAAACGACCGGCGTCACACTGCCCAACACGCTCGAGGAGGCCATCGAGCTGCACAGCCGGCGAAGCCGGCAGACCTCGGAGGAGGCGGAAAAGGGATCGTACTCTAGTCCTGGATAG